A stretch of Myxococcus hansupus DNA encodes these proteins:
- a CDS encoding phosphoribosylanthranilate isomerase, which produces MSVRVKVCGVTRLSDAVAAWEAGADALGLNFYPKSPRYLDIPTAAALARTRPPLGTVLGVFVNASPDDIRERVRACGLTAVQLHGDEPPEACSGYGVPVIKALRIAGPEDVARARTYVGVGDVAGLLLDGASPGYGGGGVGFDWSLVAGLAGSGVPVLVAGGLKPSNVAEAVRATRPYGVDVASGVESAPGIKDVEAVRAFVRAAKSINLWE; this is translated from the coding sequence ATGAGCGTCCGCGTGAAGGTGTGCGGCGTCACCCGTCTCTCGGACGCGGTGGCGGCCTGGGAGGCGGGCGCGGACGCGCTCGGGCTCAACTTCTATCCGAAGTCCCCTCGCTACCTGGACATCCCCACGGCGGCGGCCTTGGCGCGCACGCGGCCGCCCCTGGGGACGGTGCTGGGGGTGTTCGTCAACGCCTCGCCGGACGACATCCGGGAGCGGGTCCGCGCCTGTGGCCTCACGGCCGTGCAGCTCCACGGGGACGAGCCCCCGGAGGCGTGCTCGGGGTACGGCGTGCCGGTCATCAAGGCGCTGCGCATCGCAGGTCCGGAAGACGTGGCCCGGGCCCGGACGTATGTGGGCGTGGGGGATGTGGCGGGGCTGCTGCTGGACGGCGCGTCGCCGGGGTATGGCGGTGGAGGCGTGGGCTTCGACTGGTCGCTGGTCGCGGGGCTGGCGGGCAGCGGCGTGCCGGTTCTGGTGGCCGGAGGACTGAAGCCCTCCAACGTGGCCGAGGCGGTGCGCGCGACGCGGCCGTACGGCGTGGATGTGGCCAGCGGGGTGGAGTCCGCCCCTGGCATCAAGGACGTGGAAGCGGTGCGTGCCTTCGTGCGCGCCGCGAAGTCCATCAACCTCTGGGAGTGA
- a CDS encoding DUF6923 family protein, translating to MMKRKWLALLFIGAVWASQAWANDFRAGQFVNGLKQYTVDAYPATLRFTLTATNIDPALPSELYAAVDPLLQSCTLAPQPPLVVPPGGQVTYQCEVQVQSYGNCLSLGEHDSNPATPNNEVTFTSTFSVIWAAGASHAGTNVLCLPQPALFCDDTVYLSSAATSPEGRPTEPTRLSIFDPATGALTPRGEASLPYDALAFNHFDNALYAIAADGVSPPRFIRVGPDGAASVIAPLDTAAPRTSLWTAGTFLKDGTYVGFEHGSQRLIRVDPSTGQTLSEQQVSAPFDLRMTDFAVSPRDGLLYAFNNATQRLTRLDPLTGVATDFAAPARIDGKAPANPVMSAAVFTRDGELFLYGAKGPDDARSSGFHAVDVTTGDLTTLSQKPVPPFGDGAMCAFYLWGAPRPQPATRDRGFFGSSESALLECLFHGPVSLGALGEVSTLPGALGVLWANPAIASNHARRTPEESMKVRTAREALTAVCNERFFGTPAPDLSALEDPASLDLARMEALRQELERHNHSGRRTAIPLRKRIFAVDPLRAMERAEEPRF from the coding sequence ATGATGAAGAGGAAGTGGCTCGCGCTCCTGTTCATCGGAGCCGTCTGGGCTTCTCAGGCCTGGGCCAATGATTTCCGGGCCGGGCAATTCGTGAATGGGCTCAAGCAGTACACGGTGGATGCCTATCCGGCGACCCTGCGCTTCACGCTCACCGCAACCAACATCGACCCGGCGCTCCCCTCCGAGCTGTACGCCGCGGTCGACCCCCTGCTGCAATCCTGCACGCTCGCCCCACAGCCACCGCTCGTGGTCCCCCCGGGAGGACAGGTCACATATCAATGTGAAGTCCAGGTGCAGAGCTACGGAAACTGCCTCTCGCTGGGCGAGCACGATTCGAATCCCGCGACGCCCAACAACGAGGTCACCTTCACCAGCACCTTCAGCGTCATCTGGGCGGCGGGCGCCAGCCATGCGGGGACCAACGTGCTCTGCCTCCCCCAGCCCGCCCTCTTCTGCGACGACACCGTCTACCTCTCCTCGGCCGCGACCTCTCCCGAGGGACGGCCCACGGAGCCCACGCGGCTCTCCATCTTCGACCCCGCGACCGGCGCGCTGACGCCGCGGGGTGAAGCCTCGCTTCCCTACGACGCGCTGGCGTTCAACCACTTCGACAACGCCCTGTACGCCATCGCGGCGGACGGCGTCAGCCCGCCCCGCTTCATCCGCGTGGGCCCGGATGGCGCCGCGAGCGTCATCGCGCCGTTGGACACCGCCGCGCCTCGCACGTCTCTTTGGACCGCGGGCACCTTTCTCAAGGATGGCACCTACGTCGGCTTCGAGCACGGCAGCCAGCGTCTCATCCGCGTCGACCCCAGCACGGGCCAGACGCTCTCCGAGCAGCAGGTCTCCGCGCCCTTCGACCTCCGGATGACGGACTTCGCGGTGAGCCCCCGCGACGGCCTGCTCTACGCCTTCAACAATGCCACCCAGCGGCTGACCCGCCTCGACCCGCTCACCGGCGTGGCGACGGATTTCGCGGCGCCCGCGCGCATCGACGGCAAGGCCCCGGCGAACCCGGTCATGAGCGCGGCCGTCTTCACCCGCGACGGAGAGCTCTTCCTCTACGGCGCGAAGGGGCCCGACGACGCCAGGAGCAGCGGCTTCCACGCCGTGGACGTGACGACGGGCGACCTGACCACGCTCAGCCAGAAGCCGGTGCCCCCGTTTGGAGACGGCGCGATGTGCGCCTTCTATCTCTGGGGCGCGCCCCGCCCGCAGCCAGCGACCCGGGACCGGGGGTTCTTCGGCTCGAGTGAAAGCGCGCTCCTGGAGTGCCTGTTCCACGGCCCCGTCTCCCTCGGCGCGCTGGGCGAGGTCTCCACCCTTCCGGGTGCCCTGGGCGTCCTCTGGGCCAACCCCGCCATCGCCTCGAATCACGCGCGCCGCACCCCCGAAGAGTCCATGAAGGTCCGGACGGCCCGCGAAGCATTGACGGCGGTCTGCAACGAGCGCTTCTTCGGCACGCCCGCGCCGGACCTGTCCGCGCTGGAGGACCCGGCCTCGCTCGACCTCGCACGGATGGAGGCGCTGCGGCAGGAGCTGGAGCGGCACAACCACTCCGGCAGGAGGACGGCCATCCCCCTGCGAAAGCGCATCTTCGCGGTGGACCCGCTGCGGGCCATGGAGCGCGCCGAGGAACCTCGGTTCTGA
- a CDS encoding CARDB domain-containing protein yields MLQRQRPSWSSALLLTAGLLAGTGCGEGTPSTEPGHLKSQTQNRGFGPDLVIRELRGPASIRFGETFTTTVTLCNEGTARAESPIGVSFVNLYLSTSGTLSWPDPGLPPPPHQLLLATIDVFPLGAGQCMTRAFTGAATPPGPWEDGTFYLGAIADVDQVLVELDESNNTAVRALGIGTLPDLVVTEVQGPSSARSGDAFTAAIKVCNQGTQPSTSSTVELYLSTDETLAFPGPGAPPPTDQRLVGTAPLPALTQGQCTIQQVQATVTPPPASTPNQPLYLIAVADAQQLTEELQEDNNLFVRSPMGLGGAPDLVVTSLTAPPSWRRETQFDAAVRICNEGTLPAFHSTVELHVSSNPDIIMPGSGTPLPAGQLVVGQADVPPLSAGHCVTLGVRTTVGPPPGAPSMGALSLAAIVDPSQDVLELREDNNISTVRRVGVGMGPDLVITELRGPSTLMDHWNTTATVSVTVCNEGTDHATTSEVAIQLSMVPTLDPPGEWPPIPATQREIGWLPLPWMAPGQCHTADVEVYADRPYEAPHGYDSFYLGATVDPWWSQQELREDNNTYVSGRIGVGAGADLVITSIQGPPNVATEPFTVSTRVCNQGTNPANSTHVELSLTRHAFLNAPVGPGGLFPEPDARFSLGALDVPPLEAGDCVTRSTSVTAHGLGHGASSTYYLGGTVDPFASVIERRKDNNTFISHRVGVGIGPDLVIATVTGAPAVRQNGSFTPTLRVCNQGTAPSDATTARVFLTLDPHLRMSGGQGPGPSLPWSYIPAGGLSVPDLFPGQCFTADAPSSVSLPPMTGEVYYLGAIADADGHVSELQEDNNTLVRGRIGVGDGADLVVTELTTSPSARADSAMTATVTLCNQGTDYSNASDLELHMSSIPTATMPRWDGSGPPWPETQTPVGMVHIPSLSPEECFTQTTYVDARRPYLSIPDQPLYLAAFANVWSGTYELRYDNNTLVSEPIGVGSRPDLIITALQAPSSVAPGSAFDATLTVCNLGTTGSTGSSVEVHLSSEPTLVMRRRNGSLPPLPSTQTSVGFMSLPPINAGGCFTGSIFATAAEPPTSIPGQPLYLGAVVDGEHFEQELREDNNVFVSGRLSIGYGPDLVITSVTGPANAFEHEQFTTTVAVCNQGTDISASTPVDVYLSMEARLVVPASGPSGSMARRGQQTIGTFFVPSLEVGECTSFVVPVTARRPDAAQTEKAFHLGAIINPYQTENELRKDNNTFVGGIMGIGYGPDLVITGISAPPSTGLGSSPFTAVVTVCNQGTDAAASTYVNLYLSTQARIFKPRWGGSGWPYPASQTPIGNFPVQTLNPGQCVIEQVTSSAHRPQNAQPNHPLYLGAVVDDYPSMNELRDDNNTFVAGLIGVGNAPDLVVTSVSGPASVQSGAPFMATLRVCNQGTTAASNASVELYLANSSTLKPPYLTPWSLPEGQQSIGRVTFMNLEPGQCSTRNVSVTANTPPSSSSTGSFYLGAIADPDWYLEELRKDNNTLADRLILVMP; encoded by the coding sequence ATGCTGCAACGGCAAAGGCCGTCTTGGAGCAGTGCGCTCCTGCTGACAGCAGGACTGTTGGCAGGAACTGGCTGTGGGGAAGGGACTCCCTCCACCGAGCCAGGGCATCTCAAAAGTCAGACTCAAAATCGAGGGTTTGGCCCCGACCTCGTGATTCGGGAGCTACGAGGCCCCGCCAGTATCCGATTCGGAGAGACCTTCACCACCACGGTGACTCTCTGCAACGAAGGCACGGCTCGCGCCGAAAGCCCTATCGGAGTTTCGTTCGTCAATCTGTACCTCTCGACGAGCGGCACACTCTCGTGGCCCGACCCGGGACTCCCCCCTCCCCCCCATCAGTTGCTTCTGGCCACCATCGACGTGTTCCCACTCGGTGCCGGGCAGTGCATGACACGCGCCTTCACCGGGGCCGCAACACCACCAGGCCCCTGGGAGGACGGCACCTTCTACCTGGGCGCCATCGCAGACGTTGACCAGGTCCTCGTCGAACTCGACGAAAGCAACAACACCGCGGTGCGTGCATTGGGCATCGGTACCCTGCCAGACCTCGTCGTCACCGAGGTACAGGGTCCATCCAGTGCGAGGAGCGGAGATGCATTCACCGCCGCCATCAAGGTGTGCAACCAGGGGACGCAGCCCTCCACCAGTTCGACCGTGGAGCTCTACCTCTCCACGGACGAGACCCTGGCATTCCCCGGTCCCGGAGCCCCGCCTCCGACCGACCAACGCCTCGTGGGAACGGCCCCACTCCCAGCGCTGACGCAGGGTCAATGCACCATCCAGCAGGTGCAGGCGACGGTGACGCCTCCTCCGGCCAGCACGCCCAACCAGCCGCTCTATTTGATCGCCGTCGCGGATGCCCAGCAACTCACCGAGGAACTCCAAGAAGACAACAACCTCTTCGTGCGGTCTCCCATGGGCCTCGGCGGGGCACCGGACCTCGTGGTCACCTCGCTGACGGCGCCTCCCAGTTGGAGGCGGGAAACCCAGTTCGACGCGGCTGTGCGCATCTGTAACGAAGGGACCCTTCCCGCCTTCCACAGCACCGTCGAACTCCATGTCTCCTCAAACCCTGACATCATCATGCCGGGCTCCGGCACGCCGCTCCCTGCCGGCCAACTCGTGGTGGGACAAGCGGACGTCCCCCCGCTGAGCGCTGGACACTGCGTCACCCTCGGCGTGCGGACGACGGTGGGCCCTCCGCCCGGGGCTCCTTCCATGGGAGCCCTCTCGCTGGCCGCCATCGTGGACCCATCCCAGGACGTTCTGGAACTGCGCGAAGACAACAACATCTCCACGGTTCGGCGCGTGGGCGTAGGAATGGGCCCAGATCTCGTCATCACCGAGCTGCGTGGGCCCTCGACGCTGATGGACCACTGGAACACCACCGCCACCGTGTCCGTCACGGTGTGCAACGAGGGAACTGACCACGCCACCACCTCCGAAGTGGCGATCCAGCTTTCGATGGTTCCGACATTGGACCCACCTGGAGAATGGCCCCCGATCCCCGCCACCCAGAGAGAGATTGGCTGGCTGCCCCTTCCGTGGATGGCGCCAGGCCAGTGCCACACGGCCGACGTCGAGGTCTACGCGGACCGCCCATACGAGGCCCCCCATGGGTATGACTCCTTTTATCTGGGGGCCACCGTCGACCCGTGGTGGAGCCAGCAGGAACTCCGCGAAGACAACAACACCTACGTGAGCGGGCGCATCGGTGTGGGTGCCGGGGCGGATCTCGTCATCACTTCGATTCAAGGCCCCCCCAATGTCGCCACCGAGCCATTCACCGTGTCGACCCGTGTCTGCAACCAAGGCACGAATCCCGCCAACTCGACCCACGTCGAGCTCTCTCTCACCCGGCACGCATTCCTGAATGCCCCTGTCGGCCCAGGTGGACTCTTTCCAGAACCCGATGCGCGCTTCTCCCTCGGCGCGCTCGACGTGCCACCGCTTGAAGCGGGAGACTGCGTCACGCGCTCCACGTCCGTGACCGCCCACGGGCTCGGGCACGGCGCGTCCAGCACCTATTACCTTGGAGGAACGGTTGACCCCTTCGCCTCGGTGATTGAACGGAGAAAGGATAACAACACGTTCATCAGTCACCGCGTGGGCGTCGGGATCGGCCCCGACCTCGTCATTGCCACCGTGACCGGCGCCCCCGCTGTGAGGCAGAACGGGTCCTTCACCCCGACCCTTCGGGTGTGCAATCAGGGCACGGCCCCTTCCGACGCCACCACAGCTCGCGTGTTCCTCACCCTCGACCCGCACCTGCGCATGTCGGGTGGGCAGGGCCCAGGCCCGTCGCTTCCCTGGAGTTACATCCCCGCCGGAGGACTGAGTGTGCCGGACTTGTTCCCGGGCCAATGCTTCACGGCAGATGCGCCCAGCTCAGTCTCCCTCCCGCCCATGACTGGCGAGGTCTACTACCTGGGCGCCATCGCGGACGCGGATGGCCATGTCTCCGAGCTCCAGGAAGACAACAACACGCTCGTGAGGGGCCGCATCGGAGTGGGTGACGGGGCTGACCTCGTCGTCACCGAGCTCACCACCTCCCCCAGCGCGCGCGCCGACAGCGCCATGACTGCCACTGTCACCCTCTGCAATCAAGGCACGGACTATTCGAACGCCTCCGACCTGGAGCTCCACATGTCCTCCATCCCCACGGCCACAATGCCGCGCTGGGATGGCTCCGGTCCACCCTGGCCTGAAACACAAACCCCCGTCGGGATGGTACACATCCCCTCGCTCAGTCCCGAGGAATGCTTCACACAGACAACCTATGTGGACGCGCGCCGCCCGTACCTCTCCATCCCCGACCAGCCTCTCTACCTGGCGGCATTCGCCAATGTCTGGTCAGGAACATATGAGCTTCGCTACGACAACAACACCCTCGTCAGCGAGCCGATTGGGGTCGGGAGCCGTCCCGACCTCATCATCACCGCGCTCCAAGCCCCTTCCAGCGTCGCACCAGGAAGCGCTTTCGATGCGACCCTCACCGTGTGCAACTTGGGCACGACAGGCTCGACCGGTTCCTCCGTGGAGGTGCATCTCTCCTCGGAACCAACCCTGGTCATGCGGCGCAGAAACGGTTCACTCCCACCCTTGCCGTCCACACAGACCTCCGTGGGTTTCATGAGCCTTCCTCCCATCAACGCTGGCGGGTGCTTCACTGGAAGCATCTTCGCCACGGCGGCGGAGCCTCCCACGTCAATCCCTGGCCAGCCCCTGTATCTGGGCGCCGTCGTTGATGGGGAGCACTTCGAGCAGGAGCTGCGTGAAGACAACAACGTCTTCGTGAGCGGACGTCTCAGCATTGGATACGGGCCCGACCTCGTCATCACCTCTGTCACCGGTCCTGCGAACGCATTCGAACACGAACAGTTCACAACGACCGTCGCGGTCTGCAACCAGGGCACGGACATATCGGCCAGCACCCCCGTGGACGTGTACCTGTCCATGGAAGCACGTCTGGTGGTGCCCGCATCGGGCCCTTCGGGTTCCATGGCGCGCCGCGGACAACAAACCATCGGCACGTTCTTCGTCCCGTCACTGGAGGTCGGCGAATGCACCAGCTTCGTCGTCCCTGTCACCGCACGACGCCCCGACGCGGCACAGACCGAAAAGGCATTCCACCTGGGCGCCATCATCAATCCATACCAGACAGAAAATGAACTCCGAAAAGACAACAACACATTCGTAGGCGGCATCATGGGCATCGGTTACGGTCCGGACCTCGTCATCACAGGAATCTCCGCGCCACCCAGTACGGGCCTCGGCAGTTCCCCCTTCACCGCCGTTGTGACCGTCTGCAACCAGGGCACGGATGCGGCAGCCAGCACCTACGTGAACCTCTATCTCTCGACGCAGGCCCGCATCTTCAAACCCCGCTGGGGCGGATCCGGCTGGCCCTATCCGGCATCACAGACCCCCATCGGGAACTTCCCCGTGCAGACACTCAATCCGGGGCAGTGCGTCATTGAACAGGTGACGTCATCGGCGCACAGGCCCCAGAACGCGCAGCCCAACCACCCCCTGTATCTGGGAGCGGTCGTTGACGATTACCCATCCATGAATGAACTGCGCGACGACAACAACACCTTCGTCGCTGGGCTCATCGGAGTAGGAAACGCTCCGGACCTCGTGGTCACGTCCGTTTCGGGACCGGCCTCCGTGCAATCCGGAGCGCCCTTCATGGCCACCCTCCGCGTGTGCAATCAGGGCACGACCGCCGCCAGCAACGCGAGCGTGGAGCTGTATCTGGCGAACAGCAGCACGCTCAAGCCTCCCTATCTGACACCGTGGAGCCTCCCCGAAGGCCAACAGTCCATTGGCAGGGTGACGTTCATGAACCTGGAGCCAGGGCAGTGCAGCACCCGGAACGTGTCCGTCACGGCCAACACGCCTCCGAGCTCGAGCTCCACGGGGTCCTTCTACCTGGGCGCCATCGCCGACCCCGATTGGTACTTGGAGGAACTCCGCAAGGACAACAACACCCTCGCGGACCGGCTCATCCTGGTGATGCCGTAG
- a CDS encoding indole-3-glycerol phosphate synthase TrpC yields the protein MARKRQELAARPPMAPRVRPEHRDFALGLVTQRTGRPLSVIAEVKRKSPSGGAFPHSDVVAVARAYEAAGASAISVLTDGPDFGGALEDLVAVREAVAVPVLRKDFLVAAREVEESAQWGADAVLLIADALEDGELREMIATAKAVGVAALVEAHTEAHAERALSAGAKLVGINNRNLATLKTDTGTALRVMPLLRSRARVLVAESGLKSLADLLAARDAGADAVLVGESLLREPDPGRALRRLLGTEDASA from the coding sequence ATGGCGCGCAAACGCCAGGAGCTCGCGGCGCGTCCCCCCATGGCGCCTCGCGTGCGTCCCGAGCATCGGGACTTCGCCCTCGGACTGGTGACGCAGCGGACCGGGCGTCCGCTGAGTGTCATCGCGGAAGTGAAGCGAAAGAGCCCCTCGGGAGGCGCGTTCCCCCACTCGGACGTGGTCGCGGTGGCCCGTGCCTATGAGGCCGCGGGTGCGAGCGCCATCAGCGTGCTCACGGATGGGCCTGACTTCGGAGGTGCCCTGGAAGACCTCGTGGCCGTGCGGGAAGCCGTAGCCGTGCCCGTGCTCCGCAAGGACTTCCTCGTGGCCGCGCGCGAAGTCGAAGAGAGCGCGCAGTGGGGCGCGGACGCGGTGCTGCTCATCGCGGATGCACTGGAGGACGGCGAACTGCGCGAGATGATCGCCACCGCGAAGGCCGTGGGCGTCGCGGCGCTGGTGGAGGCGCACACGGAGGCGCACGCCGAGCGTGCGTTGTCCGCGGGCGCGAAGCTGGTGGGCATCAACAACCGCAACCTCGCCACGTTGAAGACGGACACGGGCACCGCGCTGCGGGTGATGCCGCTGCTCCGCTCACGGGCACGCGTGCTGGTGGCGGAGAGCGGGCTGAAGTCGCTGGCGGACCTGCTCGCGGCGCGAGACGCGGGCGCGGACGCGGTCCTGGTGGGCGAGTCCCTCCTGCGCGAGCCCGACCCGGGACGCGCGCTGCGGCGCCTGCTCGGCACGGAGGACGCCAGCGCATGA
- a CDS encoding histidine phosphatase family protein — protein sequence MRAMKNSGKQVVLVRHGETEWSRSGRHTGRTDIPLLESGREMGRLLGAPLKAWCFDVVYTSPLRRAADTCALAGYGDRAVPREELMEWDYGDYEGRTGAQIREERPDWTIWKNGVPNGETAAQVAARVDSVISDALRTDGDVLIFAHGHLLRVLAARWLGLPPWEGRLFLLSTASISVLGHDGDRRRPAIVSWNDTTHLRA from the coding sequence ATGCGCGCCATGAAGAATTCCGGGAAACAGGTGGTCCTCGTCCGGCACGGAGAGACGGAGTGGAGCCGCAGCGGCCGGCACACGGGACGAACGGACATTCCGCTCCTCGAGTCCGGAAGGGAGATGGGCCGCCTGCTCGGAGCGCCGCTGAAGGCCTGGTGCTTCGACGTCGTCTACACCAGCCCCCTGCGCCGCGCGGCGGATACCTGCGCCCTGGCCGGCTACGGAGACCGCGCGGTTCCTCGCGAGGAACTCATGGAGTGGGACTACGGCGACTACGAGGGGCGCACGGGCGCGCAGATTCGCGAGGAGCGGCCCGACTGGACCATCTGGAAGAACGGCGTCCCGAATGGAGAGACAGCGGCGCAGGTGGCCGCCCGGGTGGACAGCGTCATCTCCGACGCGCTCCGCACGGACGGTGACGTGCTCATCTTCGCCCACGGGCACCTGCTCCGCGTGCTCGCCGCGCGGTGGCTGGGGCTGCCCCCCTGGGAGGGCCGCCTCTTCCTGCTGAGCACCGCGTCCATCAGCGTGCTCGGCCATGACGGTGACAGGCGCCGCCCGGCCATCGTGTCGTGGAACGACACCACGCACTTGCGCGCGTAG
- the trpA gene encoding tryptophan synthase subunit alpha, with protein sequence MSGEIAQAFARAKARGEGVLVAYAMAGDPDLPRSVDVFAALVEGGADILELGVAFSDPIADGPVIQGAAERALKAGSTLKRVLDEVVTEVRKRCPETPLVIMTYVNVIMAMGGARYAKLARERGVSGTILPDLPPEESAELRATFDAEGIDLIPLCAPTTPPARAQAIAKEGRGFVYCVSVSGVTGMRAELPPDLSQRLDLVRKASPVPVVAGFGISTAEQARTLSAHADGVVVGSALVRAAHTEGATAAKAVCADIKRGLRPRG encoded by the coding sequence GTGAGCGGCGAGATTGCACAGGCGTTCGCGCGGGCGAAGGCGCGGGGCGAAGGCGTCCTGGTGGCCTACGCCATGGCCGGAGACCCGGACCTGCCCCGCTCGGTGGACGTGTTCGCCGCGCTGGTGGAGGGTGGCGCGGACATCCTCGAGTTGGGCGTGGCGTTCAGCGACCCCATCGCGGACGGGCCCGTCATCCAGGGCGCGGCGGAGCGGGCGCTGAAGGCCGGCTCCACGCTCAAGCGCGTGCTGGACGAAGTGGTGACGGAGGTGCGCAAGCGCTGCCCGGAGACGCCGCTGGTCATCATGACGTACGTCAACGTCATCATGGCCATGGGCGGAGCGCGTTACGCGAAGCTCGCGCGTGAGCGAGGCGTGTCGGGAACCATCCTCCCCGACCTGCCGCCCGAGGAGAGCGCGGAGCTGCGGGCGACGTTCGACGCGGAGGGCATCGACCTGATTCCGCTGTGCGCGCCCACCACGCCCCCCGCGAGGGCCCAGGCCATCGCGAAGGAGGGCCGGGGCTTTGTCTATTGCGTGTCCGTGTCGGGCGTGACGGGCATGCGCGCGGAGCTGCCGCCAGACCTGTCGCAACGGTTGGATTTGGTTCGCAAGGCCTCCCCCGTGCCCGTGGTGGCAGGCTTTGGCATCTCCACCGCGGAGCAGGCGCGGACCTTGTCTGCCCATGCGGACGGCGTCGTGGTGGGCAGCGCGCTGGTGCGTGCCGCGCACACAGAAGGCGCCACGGCGGCAAAGGCAGTCTGCGCCGACATCAAGCGAGGGCTTCGACCTCGGGGGTAG
- a CDS encoding anthranilate synthase component II produces MIWVIDNYDSFTFNLVQLLYTLGAEVKVVRNDAMDAEAVSASGASHLVISPGPCTPHEAGVSVAAIAQSRVPVLGVCLGHQSIGAAFGGQVVRAPEPVHGKAARIQHGGAGLFTGLSDGFSAARYHSLIVEAASLPAELEATAWSQDGLIMALRHRARPVVGVQFHPESVLTPEGPLLVRNFLEGRL; encoded by the coding sequence GTGATTTGGGTCATCGACAACTACGACTCCTTCACCTTCAACCTCGTGCAGCTCCTGTACACACTGGGCGCCGAGGTGAAGGTGGTGCGCAACGACGCGATGGACGCGGAGGCCGTGTCTGCGTCTGGCGCGTCCCACCTGGTGATTTCGCCCGGCCCCTGCACGCCGCACGAGGCGGGCGTCAGCGTGGCCGCCATTGCCCAGTCCCGCGTGCCCGTGCTGGGCGTGTGCCTGGGGCATCAGTCCATTGGCGCCGCGTTCGGCGGTCAGGTGGTGCGCGCGCCGGAGCCCGTGCATGGCAAGGCGGCGCGCATCCAGCACGGCGGCGCGGGGCTGTTCACGGGACTGAGCGACGGGTTCTCGGCGGCGCGTTACCACTCGCTCATCGTGGAGGCGGCGTCCCTGCCCGCGGAGCTGGAGGCCACGGCGTGGAGCCAGGACGGCCTCATCATGGCGCTGCGCCACCGCGCGCGGCCCGTGGTGGGCGTGCAGTTCCATCCGGAGAGCGTGCTCACGCCGGAAGGCCCGTTGCTGGTGCGCAACTTCCTGGAGGGGCGGCTGTAG
- the trpB gene encoding tryptophan synthase subunit beta, translated as MSTETATGRFGRFGGRYVPETLVPALLELEEAYAAATADPAFGEEVARVLREYVGRPTTLTPARRLTEAWGGANVWLKREDLAHTGAHKINNTVGQVLLAKRMGKQRIIAETGAGQHGVATATACALFGLPCEVYMGALDVERQALNVFRMRALGAVVRPVESGSRTLKDAMNEAMRTWVSQVSDTHYVIGSAAGPHPYPTVVRDFQAVIGRELRTQAQAAWGGLPDAIIACVGGGSNAIGVLHPFIGDASVRLIGVEAGGHGLDSKQHGASLTLGTEGVLHGSRSLVLQDEDGQIQEAHSISAGLDYPGVGPELAHLAKTGRMEVRTATDDEAMAAFYEVARMEGILPALETSHAFARGRELARELGAGKHLVINCSGRGDKDVATISARGVPPPVGVKA; from the coding sequence ATGAGTACGGAGACCGCCACCGGACGCTTCGGGCGCTTCGGCGGACGCTACGTGCCGGAGACGCTGGTACCGGCGCTGTTGGAGCTGGAAGAGGCCTATGCCGCCGCGACCGCGGACCCGGCCTTTGGCGAGGAAGTCGCGCGCGTGCTGCGCGAATACGTGGGCCGGCCCACCACGCTGACGCCCGCGCGGCGGCTCACGGAGGCCTGGGGCGGAGCGAATGTGTGGCTCAAGCGCGAGGACCTCGCGCACACCGGCGCGCACAAAATCAACAACACCGTGGGGCAGGTGCTGCTCGCGAAGCGGATGGGCAAGCAGCGCATCATCGCGGAGACGGGCGCGGGTCAGCACGGCGTCGCCACCGCCACCGCGTGCGCCCTCTTCGGACTGCCGTGCGAGGTGTACATGGGCGCGCTGGACGTGGAGCGGCAGGCGCTCAACGTCTTCCGCATGCGCGCGCTGGGCGCGGTGGTCCGGCCGGTGGAGTCGGGCTCGCGCACGCTGAAGGACGCGATGAACGAGGCCATGCGCACCTGGGTGTCGCAGGTGTCGGACACGCACTACGTCATCGGCAGCGCGGCGGGGCCGCACCCGTACCCGACGGTGGTGCGTGACTTCCAGGCGGTCATCGGCCGTGAGCTGCGCACGCAGGCCCAGGCGGCATGGGGTGGCTTGCCGGATGCCATCATCGCGTGCGTGGGTGGCGGGTCGAATGCCATTGGCGTGCTGCACCCGTTCATCGGCGACGCGAGCGTGCGGCTGATTGGCGTGGAGGCGGGTGGCCACGGGCTGGACTCGAAGCAGCACGGCGCTTCGTTGACGCTGGGGACGGAGGGCGTGCTGCATGGCTCGCGCTCGCTGGTGCTCCAGGATGAGGACGGCCAGATTCAGGAGGCGCACAGCATCTCCGCGGGCCTGGACTACCCGGGCGTGGGCCCGGAGCTGGCGCACCTGGCGAAGACAGGGCGCATGGAGGTGCGCACCGCCACGGACGACGAGGCGATGGCCGCCTTCTACGAGGTGGCCCGGATGGAGGGCATCCTCCCGGCGCTGGAGACGTCCCATGCCTTCGCGCGCGGCCGGGAGCTGGCGCGCGAGCTGGGCGCGGGCAAGCACCTGGTCATCAACTGCTCGGGCCGCGGGGACAAGGACGTGGCCACGATTTCGGCGCGGGGCGTGCCGCCGCCGGTGGGGGTGAAGGCGTGA